A single region of the Brachypodium distachyon strain Bd21 chromosome 3, Brachypodium_distachyon_v3.0, whole genome shotgun sequence genome encodes:
- the LOC100833184 gene encoding early nodulin-like protein 1, whose translation MANFLVLAATTSCILLAASLPPASSMPAVYSVGDEKGWRMPAGNGTESYNHWAKRNRFQVGDILDFKYANDSVLLVNHDEYKQCSTESPASRFTDGDTKFKFDRAGPLYFISGAPDHCEAGQRMMVHVVAHSTLAAAAPAKPPASSAAPSAAVVRGPGTPSYGSSSGSIDSATPSPLAEPSGASGRAIAAAGFYGVTMLLLVGVVTMLA comes from the exons ATGGCCAACTTCCTCGTCCTCGCGGCCACCACTTCCTGCATCCTCCTCGCGGCCTcgttgccgccggcgtcgtcgaTGCCGGCGGTCTACAGCGTCGGCGACGAGAAGGGCTGGAGGATGCCGGCGGGCAACGGCACCGAGTCCTACAACCACTGGGCCAAGCGGAACCGCTTCCAAGTTGGCGACATCTTGG ATTTCAAGTACGCGAACGACTCGGTGCTGCTGGTGAACCACGACGAGTACAAGCAGTGCAGCACGGAGAGCCCGGCGAGCCGGTTCACGGACGGGGACACCAAGTTCAAGTTCGACCGGGCGGGGCCACTCTACTTCATCAGCGGCGCGCCGGACCACTGCGAGGCGGGCCAGCGGATGATGGTGCACGTCGTGGCGCACTCCAcgctggccgccgctgccccggccaagccgccggcgtcctccgcggcgccctccgccgccgtcgtccgcgGCCCAGGAACGCCGTCCTACGGGTCCAGCTCTGGGTCGATCGACAGTGCCACCCCGAGCCCGCTGGCCGAGCCTAGCGGTGCGTCTGGGCGTGCGATCGCGGCAGCTGGTTTCTACGGCGTGACGATGTTGCTGCTTGTCGGTGTTGTCACCATGTTGGCGTGA
- the LOC104581322 gene encoding RPM1-interacting protein 4: MSMEAGRTIPKFGAWDVNNPSSADGFTVIFGKARDEKKAPATVPGPGNVQYNKINRPGDDIKDARAEKMNPSYNNNNANNARTNGSKKWFCCVSPSPTQP, from the exons ATGTCG ATGGAGGCTGGCCGCACGATCCCCAAGTTCGGCGCATGGGACGTGAACAACCCGTCCTCCGCCGACGGGTTCACGGTTATCTTCGGCAAGGCCAgggatgagaagaaggccccCGCCACCGTCCCCGGCCCCGGCAACGTGCAGTACAACAAGATCAACAGGCCCGGCGACGACATCAAGGATGCCAGGGCCGAGAAGATGAACCCATcctacaacaacaacaacgccaACAACGCCAGGACCAACGGATCG AAAAAATGGTTCTGCTGCGTGTCGCCAAGCCCCACGCAGCCTTGA